A portion of the Novosphingobium sp. KA1 genome contains these proteins:
- a CDS encoding TIGR00730 family Rossman fold protein: protein MKRLAVYCGSATPADPRYIELAREVGATLAKKGIGVVYGGGRLGLMGAVAAGALAEGGEVIGIIPEALVGGNGRGGEVANHDCTELHVVATMHERKAEFTRLSDGFVVIPGGVGTMDELWEAVSWSQLGYHDKPVGVLNAFGFYDMLLAFNRHMGEVGFVRPAHQGIIIDDTDLESLLGRMAAHEPIVPIVKMDPKTL from the coding sequence ATGAAGCGTCTTGCCGTCTACTGCGGTTCGGCCACCCCCGCCGATCCCCGCTACATCGAACTCGCCCGCGAAGTCGGCGCGACGCTGGCCAAGAAGGGCATCGGCGTCGTCTACGGCGGCGGCCGCCTTGGCCTGATGGGCGCGGTGGCGGCCGGCGCGCTGGCCGAAGGCGGCGAAGTGATCGGCATCATTCCCGAGGCGCTGGTCGGCGGTAACGGACGCGGCGGCGAAGTGGCCAACCACGACTGCACCGAACTCCACGTCGTTGCGACCATGCACGAGCGCAAGGCCGAGTTCACCCGCCTGTCGGACGGCTTCGTGGTCATCCCCGGGGGCGTGGGCACCATGGACGAGCTGTGGGAAGCGGTCAGCTGGTCGCAGCTGGGCTATCACGACAAGCCGGTCGGCGTGCTCAATGCCTTCGGGTTCTACGACATGCTGCTGGCCTTCAACCGCCACATGGGCGAAGTCGGCTTCGTGCGCCCCGCCCACCAGGGCATCATCATCGACGACACCGACCTCGAATCGCTGCTCGGCCGCATGGCCGCGCACGAGCCGATCGTGCCGATCGTGAAGATGGACCCCAAGACGCTCTGA
- a CDS encoding lmo0937 family membrane protein: protein MLFTIAAILIVLWLLGFVVFHVSSALIHVLLVVAIVVGLVQLFRGRRV from the coding sequence ATGCTTTTCACCATCGCTGCCATTCTCATCGTGCTGTGGCTGCTCGGCTTTGTCGTGTTCCATGTGTCGAGCGCGCTGATCCACGTCCTGCTCGTGGTCGCCATCGTGGTCGGCCTGGTCCAGCTGTTCCGCGGACGAAGGGTCTGA
- the thiC gene encoding phosphomethylpyrimidine synthase ThiC — protein MADINSKLEIGVTTGPIRGSKKIHVGRLGVAMREIHLEPGSGEAPVRVYDTSGPYTDPNVTIDIAAGLAAKRRTWILARGDVEDYEARAVKPEDNGQHLGALGPDRSGGVPAFPNVVKRPLRAKAGMNVSQMHYARRGIITPEMEYVAERENLGRAMLKAYARDGQARDGESWGAAIPDYVTPEFVREEVARGRAIIPANINHPESEPMAIGRNFLVKINANIGNSAVASDVASEVDKMVWSIRWGADTVMDLSTGRNIHDTREWIIRNSPVPIGTVPIYQALEKVGGIAEDLTWEVFRDTLIEQAEQGVDYFTIHAGVRLPFVPLAARRVTGIVSRGGSIMAKWCLAHHKESFLYERFDEITEIMKAYDVAYSLGDGLRPGSIADANDEAQFAELYTLGELTKRAWAQDVQVMIEGPGHVPMHKVKENMDKQLEACGEAPFYTLGPLVTDIAPGYDHITSGIGAAMIGWYGTAMLCYVTPKEHLGLPDRDDVKVGVVTYKLAAHAADLAKGHPAAKVRDDALSRARFEFRWRDQFNLSLDPDTAEQYHDQTLPAEGAKSAHFCSMCGPKFCSMKISQEVRDFAAKQNQPVQAFVAAEEAEAGMAEMSKVFRETGSELYMGAGGREHD, from the coding sequence ATGGCCGACATCAATTCCAAATTGGAAATCGGCGTCACCACCGGACCCATTCGCGGGTCGAAGAAGATTCACGTCGGGCGGCTTGGCGTGGCCATGCGGGAGATTCACCTTGAGCCCGGTTCGGGCGAGGCTCCGGTGCGTGTCTACGATACGTCCGGCCCCTACACCGATCCGAATGTCACCATCGACATCGCCGCCGGTCTTGCCGCCAAACGCCGGACATGGATTCTCGCACGCGGAGACGTGGAGGATTACGAGGCCCGCGCCGTAAAGCCGGAGGACAACGGCCAGCATCTTGGCGCATTGGGACCTGACCGTTCGGGCGGCGTCCCAGCGTTTCCCAACGTGGTGAAGCGCCCGCTGCGCGCCAAAGCGGGCATGAACGTCAGCCAGATGCACTACGCCCGCCGGGGCATCATCACGCCGGAGATGGAATACGTCGCCGAGCGTGAGAACCTCGGCCGCGCGATGCTGAAGGCATACGCGCGCGACGGTCAGGCCAGAGATGGTGAAAGTTGGGGCGCGGCCATTCCCGACTACGTCACCCCCGAATTCGTGCGTGAGGAAGTGGCGCGCGGCCGGGCGATCATCCCCGCCAACATCAACCACCCCGAAAGCGAGCCGATGGCGATCGGCCGTAATTTCCTCGTCAAGATCAACGCCAACATCGGCAATTCCGCCGTCGCCTCGGACGTGGCGAGCGAGGTGGACAAGATGGTCTGGTCGATCCGCTGGGGCGCGGACACGGTGATGGACCTCTCCACCGGGCGCAACATCCACGACACCCGCGAATGGATCATCCGCAACTCGCCCGTGCCGATCGGCACCGTGCCGATCTATCAGGCGCTGGAAAAGGTCGGCGGCATTGCCGAGGACCTGACCTGGGAGGTGTTCCGCGACACCCTGATCGAACAGGCCGAGCAGGGCGTGGACTACTTCACCATCCACGCCGGCGTGCGCCTGCCCTTCGTGCCGCTTGCGGCCAGGCGCGTGACCGGCATCGTCAGCCGCGGCGGCTCGATCATGGCCAAGTGGTGCCTTGCCCACCACAAGGAATCGTTCCTCTATGAACGCTTCGACGAGATCACCGAGATCATGAAGGCCTACGACGTCGCCTATTCGCTGGGCGACGGCCTGCGCCCCGGCTCGATCGCCGACGCCAATGACGAGGCGCAGTTCGCCGAACTCTATACCCTCGGCGAGCTGACGAAGCGGGCCTGGGCGCAGGACGTGCAGGTGATGATCGAGGGGCCGGGCCATGTGCCGATGCACAAGGTGAAGGAGAACATGGACAAGCAGCTCGAGGCTTGCGGCGAAGCGCCGTTCTACACCCTCGGGCCGCTGGTGACCGACATTGCGCCGGGCTACGACCATATCACCAGCGGCATCGGCGCGGCCATGATCGGCTGGTACGGCACGGCGATGCTCTGCTACGTCACGCCCAAGGAGCACCTTGGCCTGCCGGACCGCGACGACGTGAAGGTCGGCGTCGTCACCTACAAGCTGGCCGCCCATGCCGCCGATCTCGCCAAGGGGCACCCGGCCGCCAAGGTCCGCGACGATGCGCTGTCCCGCGCCCGTTTCGAGTTCCGCTGGCGCGACCAGTTCAACCTCAGCCTCGATCCCGACACCGCCGAGCAGTACCACGACCAGACGCTTCCCGCCGAAGGCGCGAAGTCCGCGCATTTCTGCTCGATGTGCGGGCCGAAGTTCTGTTCGATGAAGATCAGCCAGGAAGTGCGGGACTTCGCGGCGAAGCAGAACCAGCCGGTGCAGGCCTTTGTCGCGGCCGAGGAGGCCGAGGCGGGCATGGCCGAAATGAGCAAGGTGTTCCGCGAGACCGGCAGCGAACTCTACATGGGCGCAGGCGGACGCGAGCACGACTGA
- a CDS encoding phytoene/squalene synthase family protein, whose product MPATRSALVRSAHRSIRKGSKSFAAASRLFDRATRERVWLLYAWCRACDDIADEQDHGRAAAPVRLGNRLAPQDRLATIRTLTELAMAGESTGTPAFDALAQLRREVPITDALVEDVLAGFALDADDWRPRSEADMLRYCYHVAGAVGVMMALVMGVSPEDQDTLDRACDLGIAFQLANIVRDVWEDDANGRCYLPVEWLAEADIPPGEVTKPHYRGALVPMVAQACALAREYEDSARVGAARLQFRQRWAVLSAAGIYGEIAREVERLGAHAWDHRVQISGWHKLGHVWTALAEARSPRVPDPETSRPVLSRRELAALAQAHPARLHD is encoded by the coding sequence ATGCCAGCCACCCGCTCCGCACTGGTCCGCTCCGCGCACCGCTCGATCCGCAAGGGCTCGAAGAGCTTTGCCGCGGCCAGCCGGCTGTTCGACCGTGCCACGCGCGAGCGGGTCTGGCTGCTCTATGCCTGGTGCCGCGCCTGCGACGACATCGCCGACGAGCAGGACCATGGCCGCGCCGCCGCCCCGGTCCGCCTCGGCAACCGGCTCGCCCCGCAGGACCGGCTGGCGACGATCCGCACCCTCACCGAACTCGCCATGGCGGGCGAAAGCACCGGCACCCCGGCCTTCGACGCGCTCGCCCAGTTGCGCCGCGAAGTGCCGATCACCGATGCCCTGGTCGAGGACGTGCTGGCCGGCTTCGCGCTCGACGCCGACGACTGGCGCCCGCGCAGCGAGGCGGACATGCTGCGCTACTGCTACCATGTCGCCGGCGCCGTGGGGGTGATGATGGCGCTGGTCATGGGGGTCTCGCCCGAGGACCAGGACACGCTCGACCGCGCCTGCGACCTCGGCATTGCCTTCCAGCTCGCCAATATCGTGCGTGACGTCTGGGAAGACGATGCCAACGGGCGCTGCTACCTGCCGGTCGAATGGCTGGCCGAGGCCGACATTCCGCCCGGCGAAGTGACCAAGCCGCACTACCGCGGCGCGCTGGTGCCGATGGTCGCGCAGGCCTGCGCGCTGGCCCGCGAATACGAGGATTCCGCCCGCGTCGGCGCCGCGCGCCTGCAGTTCCGCCAGCGCTGGGCAGTGCTCTCCGCCGCCGGCATCTACGGCGAGATCGCCCGCGAGGTGGAGAGGCTGGGCGCCCATGCCTGGGACCACCGCGTGCAGATTTCCGGCTGGCACAAGCTTGGCCATGTCTGGACGGCGCTGGCCGAGGCGCGCTCGCCCCGCGTGCCCGATCCGGAAACCTCACGCCCGGTGCTCTCCCGCCGCGAACTGGCGGCGCTGGCGCAGGCCCATCCGGCCAGGTTGCACGACTGA
- a CDS encoding alkylphosphonate utilization protein, producing MSADDEDYIYDEESGEWLPASELAAKRAAADTVEVRDAVGNLLADGDAVTLIKDLDVKGAGQTLKRGTLIPSIRLTGDAQEIDCKYPGIKGLVLRAEFVRKR from the coding sequence ATGTCGGCTGACGACGAAGACTACATCTACGACGAAGAGAGCGGCGAATGGCTGCCCGCCTCGGAACTGGCCGCCAAGCGCGCGGCGGCGGACACCGTCGAAGTGCGCGACGCGGTGGGCAACCTGCTGGCGGACGGCGATGCGGTGACGCTGATCAAGGATCTCGACGTCAAGGGCGCGGGCCAGACGCTCAAGCGCGGCACCCTGATCCCCTCGATCCGCCTGACCGGCGACGCCCAGGAGATCGACTGCAAGTATCCCGGCATCAAGGGCCTGGTCCTGCGCGCGGAATTCGTGCGCAAGCGCTGA
- a CDS encoding ATP-binding protein, which produces MSANIVIGQTPQGEAIEIDIKELLATRLLVQGNSGSGKSHLLRRLLEESAPIVQQVVIDPEGDFVSLAEEFGHVVIDGAAYAEAEIVRLGARIREHRASVVLALDELEIDQQMKCAAQFLNAMFDAPREQWYPVLVVVDEAQMFAPAAAGEVTEEARRVSLAAMTNLMCRGRKRGLAGVIATQRLAKLAKNVAAEASNFLMGRTFLDIDMIRAADLLGMERRQAESIRDLARGQFLGLGPAISRRPVAVNIGSVRTGAKSITPGLMPLPTASTDELRELLHDNLHVEPERQEFHRPPPRPAIDVDDLSASIAQSPTLAAAPPPRPERPEPEPEENRAAMIEILNAMAKDEDCSFQPSTTLFQDFTIRCRMKGISVRGLDATTFRRGFAAALAGIEDPDDEKWFDLFNLAKHVPDDALAPFYLIALAAMNDQPCPDDMVLARTYGTSSPRRVQRLLDFLEKDGLIVVRTDFSGKRSVGLPDLGVTTAPVEA; this is translated from the coding sequence GTGAGCGCCAACATCGTGATCGGCCAGACCCCGCAGGGCGAGGCGATCGAAATCGACATCAAGGAACTTCTCGCGACCCGCCTGCTGGTGCAGGGCAATTCCGGGTCCGGCAAGTCGCACCTGCTGCGCCGCCTGCTTGAAGAGAGCGCGCCGATCGTCCAGCAGGTGGTGATCGATCCCGAGGGCGACTTCGTCAGCCTGGCCGAGGAATTCGGCCACGTCGTGATCGACGGCGCCGCTTATGCCGAGGCCGAGATCGTCCGCCTCGGCGCGCGTATCCGCGAACACCGCGCCTCGGTGGTCCTCGCGCTCGACGAGCTGGAAATCGACCAGCAGATGAAGTGCGCCGCGCAGTTCCTCAACGCCATGTTCGATGCCCCGCGCGAGCAGTGGTATCCGGTGCTGGTCGTTGTCGACGAGGCGCAGATGTTTGCCCCCGCCGCCGCCGGCGAAGTCACCGAGGAAGCCCGCCGCGTCAGCCTGGCGGCGATGACCAACCTCATGTGCCGCGGCCGCAAGCGCGGTCTGGCGGGCGTCATCGCCACCCAGCGCCTCGCCAAGCTCGCCAAGAACGTGGCGGCGGAAGCCAGCAACTTCCTGATGGGCCGCACCTTCCTCGACATCGACATGATCCGCGCGGCGGACCTGCTGGGCATGGAGCGCCGTCAGGCCGAATCGATCCGCGACCTTGCGCGCGGCCAGTTCCTCGGCCTCGGCCCGGCGATCAGCCGCCGCCCGGTGGCGGTCAACATCGGCAGCGTGCGCACCGGCGCCAAGTCGATCACCCCCGGCCTGATGCCGCTGCCCACCGCCTCCACCGACGAGCTGCGCGAACTGCTGCACGACAACCTGCACGTCGAGCCCGAGCGGCAGGAATTCCACCGCCCGCCGCCGCGCCCGGCGATCGACGTCGACGACCTCTCCGCCTCGATCGCGCAGTCGCCCACCCTCGCCGCCGCCCCGCCGCCGCGCCCCGAGCGCCCGGAACCGGAGCCCGAGGAAAACCGCGCGGCGATGATCGAGATCCTCAATGCCATGGCCAAGGACGAGGACTGCTCGTTCCAGCCCTCGACCACGCTGTTCCAGGACTTCACGATCCGCTGCCGGATGAAGGGCATCTCCGTGCGCGGGCTGGATGCCACGACCTTCCGCCGGGGCTTTGCCGCCGCGCTGGCCGGGATCGAGGACCCGGACGACGAGAAGTGGTTCGACCTCTTCAATCTCGCCAAGCACGTGCCCGACGATGCGCTGGCGCCGTTCTACCTGATCGCGCTGGCGGCGATGAACGACCAGCCCTGCCCCGACGACATGGTGCTGGCCCGGACCTACGGCACCAGCAGCCCGCGCCGCGTGCAGCGCCTGCTGGACTTCCTGGAGAAGGACGGGCTCATCGTCGTGCGCACCGACTTTTCGGGCAAGCGTTCGGTCGGACTGCCCGATCTGGGGGTTACCACCGCGCCCGTCGAGGCGTAG
- a CDS encoding multidrug effflux MFS transporter, translating into MRSPDAQSDRFPMGEVEFVALMASLQALMALSIDVMLPALGAISRDLHLADPNSRQLIVGVFLICSGLGSLFPGALADRFGRRPVVLTAIGAYIATAFLCAISGSFLLLLIARGFMGAFCSAMMVMPMTILRDRFDGDRMARTQSLVAMTFMVVPMVAPMIGQTVLLFVGWRWIFGIMCTMGVLVFAWSFMRLPETLHPDYRQPIQPRVIGGNMLLALRERSAFGYFLGAAFVQGALFGYINSAQQLVGEHFGAGTFFPVIFGGMALVMACSNFLNSRIVEKFGARRVSHTALLCYILFAAVHLVFAMRGESIWAFIPLMTVTMCMMSFIGANFQAISLQPFARIAGAAASVMSFVRTVLGAALGSLIGQAYDGTARPILGAMVVCGLTGLVLVLYSERGRLFRRVNPPGFYKAHPPSAGHEF; encoded by the coding sequence ATGCGTTCCCCCGATGCCCAGTCCGACCGCTTCCCGATGGGGGAAGTGGAGTTCGTTGCCCTGATGGCCTCGCTCCAGGCGCTGATGGCGCTCTCGATCGATGTCATGTTGCCCGCGCTCGGCGCGATTTCGCGCGACCTGCATCTGGCCGATCCGAACAGCCGCCAGCTGATCGTCGGCGTCTTCCTGATCTGCTCGGGGCTCGGCTCGCTGTTTCCCGGCGCCCTGGCCGACCGCTTCGGGCGCCGCCCGGTGGTGCTGACCGCGATCGGCGCCTACATCGCGACCGCCTTCCTCTGCGCGATCTCGGGCAGCTTCCTGCTGTTGCTGATCGCGCGCGGGTTCATGGGGGCGTTCTGTTCGGCGATGATGGTCATGCCGATGACCATCCTGCGCGACCGTTTCGACGGCGACCGCATGGCCCGCACCCAGTCGCTGGTGGCGATGACGTTCATGGTCGTGCCGATGGTGGCGCCGATGATCGGCCAGACCGTGCTGCTGTTTGTCGGCTGGCGCTGGATCTTCGGGATCATGTGCACGATGGGGGTGCTGGTCTTCGCCTGGAGCTTCATGCGCCTGCCCGAGACGCTCCACCCCGACTACCGCCAGCCGATCCAGCCGCGGGTGATCGGCGGCAACATGCTGCTGGCGCTCAGGGAGCGCTCCGCCTTCGGCTACTTCCTCGGCGCCGCCTTCGTGCAGGGGGCGCTGTTCGGCTACATCAATTCGGCGCAGCAGCTGGTGGGCGAGCACTTCGGCGCCGGCACTTTCTTCCCGGTGATCTTCGGCGGCATGGCGCTGGTCATGGCCTGCTCGAACTTCCTCAATTCGCGCATCGTCGAGAAGTTCGGCGCCCGCCGCGTCTCGCACACGGCGCTGCTGTGCTACATCCTGTTTGCCGCCGTGCACCTTGTCTTCGCGATGCGCGGCGAGAGCATCTGGGCCTTCATCCCGCTGATGACGGTGACGATGTGCATGATGAGTTTCATCGGCGCGAACTTCCAGGCGATCTCGCTCCAGCCCTTCGCGCGGATCGCGGGGGCGGCGGCCTCGGTCATGTCGTTCGTGCGCACGGTGCTGGGCGCGGCGCTGGGGTCGCTGATCGGGCAGGCCTACGACGGCACCGCGCGGCCGATCCTGGGGGCGATGGTGGTCTGCGGGCTGACCGGACTGGTGCTGGTGCTCTATTCCGAGCGTGGTCGCCTGTTCCGCCGGGTCAATCCGCCGGGCTTCTACAAGGCGCATCCGCCGTCGGCGGGGCATGAGTTCTGA
- a CDS encoding DUF4169 family protein encodes MAEIINLRMARKARARSDNQAQAEASRARYGRSKHERQAAEAEIARIARTVEGARREREPEPEQGEDEG; translated from the coding sequence ATGGCCGAGATCATCAACCTGCGCATGGCCCGCAAGGCCAGGGCGCGTTCCGACAATCAGGCACAGGCAGAGGCCAGCCGCGCCCGCTATGGCCGCAGCAAGCACGAGCGCCAGGCCGCCGAGGCCGAGATCGCCCGGATCGCGCGCACGGTCGAGGGCGCAAGGCGCGAACGTGAGCCTGAGCCTGAGCAAGGAGAGGACGAGGGCTGA
- a CDS encoding T6SS immunity protein Tdi1 domain-containing protein, which translates to MSREVHALNAAWGWTGVTFAEVVAHSLMGHALVTDADGAYHYLDPDLGALTRLGDEAAAQAHMALEETGAIWRADALVDAAAARLGPPAPGEVYSLTLPAMLAGDYAHENLIRIDFVKLIYLTGDLARQTQDLPEGAQVQLKVID; encoded by the coding sequence GTGAGCCGCGAGGTCCACGCACTCAATGCCGCCTGGGGCTGGACCGGGGTGACCTTTGCCGAAGTCGTCGCCCACAGCCTGATGGGCCATGCGCTGGTGACCGATGCGGACGGCGCCTACCACTATCTCGACCCCGACCTCGGCGCGCTTACCCGGCTGGGCGACGAGGCGGCGGCGCAGGCGCACATGGCGCTGGAGGAAACCGGGGCGATCTGGCGCGCCGATGCGCTGGTCGATGCGGCGGCGGCGCGGCTCGGCCCGCCCGCGCCTGGGGAAGTCTACAGTCTCACGCTTCCGGCGATGCTCGCCGGGGACTATGCGCACGAAAACCTGATCCGAATCGATTTCGTGAAACTGATCTATCTTACCGGCGACCTTGCCCGGCAGACCCAGGATCTGCCGGAGGGTGCGCAGGTGCAACTGAAGGTTATCGACTGA
- a CDS encoding PAS domain-containing sensor histidine kinase has translation MDGLSPDSGGLKGGARSRADALAQALDRLADAHRALADAHATADAARALLRDAIDSLADGFALFDAEDRMVLCNRAFLKMFPWFEAMRDSAPAFAEMARRMAEAGATIGSRIAPDRWLRDRMAQHREARGAHVQALADGRWIQINELRTSGGGIVGIYTDVTMVKAEDARQRARELGERNLALQTTLDTLSEGVCLFDVQRRLQAWNEGVAALLGLDVGSEGALLASHEALVRWCAEQGGLERAEALEWREGGGARVVSDCRMFADGEGARHFTIRSVPLTSGGMVFTFDDVTDQVRFRRSLTETAETLERRVAERTAELVEVNLRLVAATEAALEANRSKTSFLAAASHDLLQPLNAARLFVSALGSEALPEKPQALVRQAASALDSVEDLLEALFEISRLDAGAIQPELGDLPLAPLLAALRREFAPLAEAAGLALVVPDSADWVRSDARLLRRVLQNFVSNAIRYTAQGEVRVELAAAGAGAAEGAGEGAGDELVVTVRDTGPGIAEAERAAIYEEFRRLDATRKIPGKGLGLAIVRRVTTMLGHELGLESTPGKGSAFSVRLPRAVPRPACTAPEELGDPAGPGTRCGGGALVLVIDNEPAILAGMAALLGSWGLEVVAAGDPDDPQVAAALARGPAMLIADYHLDNGLTGDDAVLALRARLGRDLPACLVTADRGEPLKARAAALGLPLFTKPVKPARLRALLRQLEVL, from the coding sequence GTGGATGGTTTGTCGCCCGATTCCGGTGGCTTGAAGGGCGGGGCAAGGTCCCGCGCCGATGCGCTTGCCCAGGCGCTGGACCGGCTCGCCGACGCCCACCGTGCGCTGGCCGATGCCCATGCCACCGCCGATGCCGCGCGCGCCCTGCTGCGCGATGCCATCGATTCGCTGGCGGACGGTTTTGCCCTGTTCGATGCCGAGGACCGCATGGTGCTCTGCAACCGGGCGTTCCTGAAGATGTTCCCGTGGTTCGAGGCGATGCGCGATTCGGCGCCGGCCTTTGCCGAAATGGCCCGCCGGATGGCCGAGGCCGGGGCCACCATCGGTTCGCGCATCGCTCCCGACCGCTGGCTGCGCGACCGCATGGCCCAGCACCGCGAGGCGCGCGGCGCCCATGTCCAGGCGCTGGCCGACGGGCGGTGGATCCAGATCAACGAACTGCGCACCAGCGGCGGCGGCATCGTCGGCATCTATACCGACGTCACCATGGTCAAGGCCGAGGATGCCCGCCAGCGCGCCCGCGAACTGGGCGAGCGCAACCTGGCGCTGCAGACCACGCTCGACACGCTGTCCGAAGGGGTCTGCCTGTTCGACGTCCAGCGCCGCTTGCAGGCGTGGAACGAAGGCGTGGCGGCGCTGCTGGGCCTCGATGTCGGCAGCGAGGGGGCACTGCTGGCAAGCCACGAGGCGCTGGTGCGCTGGTGCGCCGAGCAGGGCGGGCTGGAACGCGCCGAGGCGCTGGAATGGCGCGAAGGCGGCGGCGCCCGGGTGGTGAGCGACTGCCGCATGTTCGCCGATGGCGAGGGCGCGCGCCATTTCACGATCCGGTCGGTGCCGCTGACCAGCGGCGGCATGGTCTTCACTTTCGACGACGTGACCGACCAGGTCCGCTTCCGTCGCTCGCTGACCGAGACCGCCGAAACGCTGGAGCGCCGGGTGGCCGAGCGTACCGCCGAACTGGTGGAAGTGAACCTGCGGCTGGTCGCCGCCACCGAGGCGGCGCTGGAGGCTAATCGCTCCAAGACCAGCTTCCTCGCCGCCGCCAGCCATGACCTGCTGCAGCCGCTCAACGCCGCGCGGCTGTTCGTGTCGGCACTGGGTAGCGAGGCCTTGCCGGAAAAGCCGCAGGCGCTGGTGCGGCAGGCCGCCTCCGCGCTCGATTCGGTGGAGGACCTGCTCGAAGCCCTGTTCGAGATCTCGCGCCTCGATGCCGGCGCGATCCAGCCCGAACTCGGCGACCTGCCCCTGGCGCCGCTGCTGGCCGCGCTGCGCCGCGAGTTCGCGCCGCTGGCGGAAGCGGCGGGGCTCGCGCTGGTGGTGCCGGACAGCGCGGACTGGGTGCGATCCGATGCCCGGCTCCTGCGGCGGGTCCTGCAGAACTTCGTCTCCAACGCGATCCGCTACACCGCGCAGGGGGAGGTGCGGGTGGAGCTGGCGGCGGCCGGGGCCGGGGCCGCGGAGGGGGCCGGGGAGGGGGCGGGAGACGAACTGGTGGTCACCGTGCGCGACACCGGCCCGGGCATCGCCGAGGCCGAGCGCGCCGCGATCTACGAGGAATTCCGCCGCCTCGATGCCACCCGCAAGATCCCCGGCAAGGGGCTGGGCCTTGCCATCGTGCGGCGGGTGACAACGATGCTCGGCCACGAACTGGGGCTGGAGAGCACGCCGGGGAAGGGCTCGGCCTTCTCGGTGCGCCTGCCGCGCGCCGTGCCCCGGCCGGCCTGCACGGCGCCGGAGGAGCTGGGCGATCCGGCCGGCCCCGGCACGCGGTGCGGCGGCGGCGCGCTGGTGCTGGTGATCGACAACGAACCGGCGATCCTGGCGGGCATGGCGGCCTTGCTGGGGAGCTGGGGGCTGGAGGTCGTTGCCGCCGGCGACCCGGACGATCCGCAAGTCGCCGCCGCGCTGGCGCGCGGCCCGGCCATGCTGATCGCCGACTATCATCTCGACAACGGGCTGACCGGCGACGATGCGGTCCTGGCCCTGCGCGCACGGCTGGGCCGGGACCTGCCCGCCTGCCTCGTCACCGCCGATCGCGGCGAGCCGCTCAAGGCCCGGGCCGCCGCGCTGGGCCTGCCCTTGTTCACCAAGCCGGTGAAACCGGCGCGCCTGCGGGCGCTGCTGCGGCAATTGGAGGTGCTTTAG
- a CDS encoding SOS response-associated peptidase family protein yields the protein MPMIYRLDAPAREVARTFGLDAGNDPWPGGAVSAGGFAPVITMGREFVAGPRPEKRLPRRMIPRLWGVPPPPRGWDERRHGILTVRNLESPFWIGNLRNSEFRCLVPATAFMEWGKADPRDGKRRACWFGAADQPVFAMAGVWKDSEVPSFALLTAPANAALRSEGRETMPVILPADPAAHDLWLRGDWKRAAELLAPYSSSLMSLHVAG from the coding sequence ATGCCGATGATCTATCGCCTCGACGCCCCTGCCCGCGAAGTGGCTCGCACCTTCGGCCTCGACGCCGGCAACGACCCCTGGCCCGGCGGCGCGGTTTCGGCGGGCGGCTTTGCGCCCGTCATCACCATGGGCCGCGAGTTCGTGGCGGGGCCGCGCCCGGAAAAGCGCCTGCCGCGCCGGATGATCCCGCGCCTCTGGGGCGTCCCCCCGCCGCCGCGGGGCTGGGATGAACGGCGTCATGGCATCCTCACCGTGCGCAATCTCGAAAGCCCGTTCTGGATCGGCAACTTGCGCAACAGCGAGTTCCGCTGCCTGGTCCCGGCCACGGCCTTCATGGAATGGGGCAAGGCGGACCCGCGTGACGGCAAGCGCCGGGCATGCTGGTTCGGCGCCGCCGACCAGCCGGTCTTCGCCATGGCCGGGGTCTGGAAGGACAGCGAGGTGCCCAGCTTCGCGCTGCTCACCGCCCCCGCCAATGCCGCGCTGCGCTCCGAGGGACGCGAGACGATGCCGGTGATCCTGCCCGCCGATCCCGCCGCGCACGACCTCTGGCTGCGCGGCGACTGGAAACGCGCGGCAGAGCTGCTCGCGCCTTATTCCTCCTCGCTGATGTCGCTGCACGTGGCGGGATGA